Proteins from a single region of Argopecten irradians isolate NY chromosome 7, Ai_NY, whole genome shotgun sequence:
- the LOC138327489 gene encoding uncharacterized protein, with protein MTMILRMTHPLCRLFQPGSAQICRRSFSFLRNVGPFVPCSAIPHSAFCADVVSPFHGVRQLHISHWKGSKRLRPFCQPHCGNNWLSSGISSDTQRKEWDVKVETVNVLNCQQGQQILKDFLMEAALGGKEVSGAELVKTLDAIIAAVYSDGNYPFKAICNMFQNNSFTGQRGLSSGNTGIAQLFHEQSLLKDFFSCAEIEPLLSLINERLPTMTVGEKAHVFLCLNYLGIQEVYTNHPVIHKLFFTLNEPTGHLCFEDLRKFQMVLETYCNRDVVKYQYLLPHIKHLNSVGYLTGLEKQQFVRALSFCNTVTTGQKINLHRWVGEDIYPRIFPQIWYALVTDETVMKCPENILTILVHLCDCNSSNYHIPKIIRKDIFDRIEKKLIEHLELGNMSLLVRISSIKNYLDRRFVSKRMQLKFVDQWETFLHTKTSLNAVEMLSVMTMYRLHYFCLSSDSLGILTRIMEENFKTLHPTYSIHFVSMLGWMLRQHRSRGGDLSHFSKLLYLINTPLDAGMFQNSIVFLKLLLKWKLHTLSPDAFKMYVELNLLFRNGFGRNSRWLPIALDCLDSQPYDTATKKKIKERMSDFCKGETDLVTLLHICLHLIEDPSITKVSTYIDSSKHIVFYRDVLNLINAKINSADLKDLTECFSADLSFRLRRAHRYSVYVQHTISDLIGRVSEVLLVPHPMSDAVKLGEAISHHYYHEYNEFFQLTTAAVDQLVTNLLKEEQTCGLDGFIALTNLFASGQMSRSKIRELEVFVDILYEENIDSMKIDSLLLGLDNLCLAGVFPKKTLKAVLSSDFLDVVDQCIDKKSQRVVSVENVEYHLLRLNRSVVLHCPELDIPWFCGHVNVDQKHRLRYLIDYCEETKKALCRVLGGRMFVSVNSTTRLKHVVDFQCFVTSHGHPIQPDLIDLDKPLPVGVQKVAIDILPDSLWGDKPDVIYQEKQRQLEKEGYNYIQVKRDSMRGLALTQPGKLEEFYTGKIFG; from the exons ATGATTCTTCGGATGACCCATCCGCTCTGTCGACTTTTCCAGCCTGGATCTGCTCAAATCTGCCGAAGGAGTTTCTCATTTCTTCGAAATGTCGGTCCATTCGTTCCTTGTTCAGCCATCCCACACTCTGCTTTCTGTGCTGATGTTGTATCTCCATTTCATGGAGTCCGACAGCTTCATATCAGTCATTGGAAAGGTAGCAAAAGATTGAGACCATTTTGTCAACCCCATTGTGGAAACAACTGGCTCTCTTCAGGCATCAGTTCAGACACACAGCGCAAGGAATGGGATGTGAAAGTGGAAACGGTTAATGTACTGAATTGTCAGCAAGGACAGCAGATATTGAAAGATTTTCTAATGGAAGCTGCATTGGGGGGAAAGGAAGTTAGTGGTGCAGAATTGGTGAAAACTTTAGATGCAATCATAGCAGCTGTTTATTCTGATGGAAATTACCCATTTAAAGCTATTTGTAATATGTTCCAGAATAACAGTTTTACAGGACAAAGGGGCTTGTCATCAGGTAACACAGGTATCGCACAGCTGTTTCATGAGCAGTCTTTATTGAAAGACTTCTTCAGTTGTGCAGAGATTGAGCCTCTGTTATCACTGATAAATGAACGTTTACCGACAATGACAGTCGGCGAGAAAGCTCATGTGTTCTTGTGTCTGAACTATCTAGGAATTCAGGAAGTTTATACCAATCACCCTGTGATACACAAACTTTTCTTCACTTTAAATGAACCCACAGGACACCTTTGTTTTGAGGATCTCCGAAAATTCCAGATGGTTTTAGAAACCTATTGTAATAGAGACGTTGTAAAATACCAGTATCTACTTCCACATATTAAACATCTGAACTCTGTTGGCTACTTGACTGGTCTAGAAAAGCAACAGTTTGTGCGAGCGTTATCATTCTGTAATACAGTTACGACCGGACAGAAGATAAACTTACACCGTTGGGTTGGTGAGGATATTTATCCAAGGATTTTCCCCCAGATTTGGTATGCACTTGTCACAGATGAGACTGTTATGAAATGtcctgaaaatattttaaccaTTTTGGTACATTTATGCGATTGCAATTCATCAAATTACCACATTCCGAAGATCATCAGAAAGGACATCTTTGACAGGATCGAAAAGAAACTGATTGAACATCTGGAGCTTGGAAACATGTCACTTCTTGTTAGAATATCCTCTATAAAAAACTACCTAGACAGGCGTTTCGTTTCTAAAAGAATGCAACTAAAATTCGTAGATCAGTGGGAGACGTTCCTCCATACCAAGACAAGTTTGAACGCTGTTGAAATGCTTAGTGTGATGACAATGTACAgattacattatttttgtctctcATCAGATTCCCTCGGTATTCTTACTCGTATTATGGAGGAGAATTTTAAAACTTTGCATCCGACATATTCTATTCATTTTGTCAGCATGCTTGGCTGGATGTTAAGGCAACACAGATCTAGAGGTGGAGATTTATCTCATTTTAGTAAACTGTTGTATCTGATCAATACCCCCCTGGATGCAGGCATGTTTCAAAATTCTATTGTGTTTTTGAAGCTTTTGTTGAAATGGAAGCTTCATACTTTATCCCCAGATGCTTTCAAGATGTATGTGGAACTGAATCTGCTTTTTAGAAATGGCTTTGGAAGAAATAGTCGGTGGCTCCCCATAGCCTTGGACTGCTTGGACAGTCAACCCTATGATACTgctacaaagaaaaaaataaaagaaaggaTGTCTGATTTTTGTAAAGGCGAAACAGATCTAGTGACTCTcttacacatatgtttacatctTATAGAAGATCCCAGTATTACTAAAGTCAGCACTTACATTGACAGCTCTAAACacattgtattttatagagATGTTCTGAATTTGATTAATGCAAAGATAAACAGCGCAGATCTCAAAGACTTGACGGAATGTTTCTCTGCCGACTTAAGTTTCAGACTTAGAAGAGCTCACAGATATTCAGTTTATGTTCAGCATACCATTAGTGACTTAATTGGCAGGGTATCAGAAGTGCTCCTTGTCCCACACCCGATGTCAGACGCTGTAAAGCTTGGTGAGGCCATCAGTCACCATTACTACCATGAGTATAATGAGTTTTTTCAGCTCACCACTGCGGCCGTGGATCAACTTGTCACTAACTTACTGAAGGAGGAACAAACCTGTGGTCTCGATGGTTTTATAGCTCTTACTAATCTGTTTGCTTCTGGTCAGATGAGTAGATCAAAAATACGAGAGCTCGAAGTGTTTGTGGATATCTTGTATGAGGAAAACATAGATTCCATGAAGATAGACTCCTTATTGCTTGGCTTAGATAACTTGTGTCTAGCTGGAGTTTTCCCCAAGAAAACTCTTAAAGCTGTCCTTTCTTCTGATTTCCTAGACGTCGTAGACCAGTGCATTGATAAGAAGTCACAAAGAG ttgTTTCTGTAGAAAACGTGGAGTACCATCTGCTGCGACTGAACCGGTCTGTTGTCCTCCACTGTCCAGAGTTAGACATTCCATGGTTTTGTGGACATGTTAATGTTGACCAAAAACACAGGCTAAGAT aTCTCATTGATTATTGTGAAGAGACAAAGAAAGCTCTATGTAGAGTTCTAGGTGGCAGAATGTTTGTCAGCGTAAACTCAACAACCCGACTCAAACATGTTGTAG ATTTCCAGTGTTTTGTCACATCTCATGGACACCCGATCCAACCAGACTTAATTGATCTGGACAAACCACTTCCTGTTGGTGTTCAAAA AGTTGCTATAGATATTCTGCCAGACAGCCTCTGGGGCGACAAACCCGACGTCATATATCAGGAGAAACAGCGACAATTGGAAAAGGAAGGCTACaattatatacag GTAAAAAGGGACAGTATGCGAGGGCTGGCACTGACACAACCGGGCAAGCTGGAGGAATTCTATACAGGGAAAATCTTTGGATAG